The window GCAATCTCTATACTCAGAGCTGCAACCTTTCAGTAGGAGAACCATTGACCAAAAGAATCTCCTTTGGCCTGGTGGTTAAGCTCGGTCACGAGTGGCGGGTCAATCACTACTCGGAGATTGATTGCTCGAGGTGTGATGAGGcaggagaggaaggataTGGGGATGTCGATCGGCTCGAGAGGCCACGGATACTGGCTTTCAAGAAAACTGACGAAGTGGACGGTGAGACAGGAGAAGAGCTTCCACGAGCATTGAGGCTCTTGTTACGAAGGTTAAGGAAGCCCGTGATTAAGAGGCAAAAGCTTAAAGGTATAGCGGGCTAAAGAGAGGTAAGATCAATAGAATATACCTGGTGACATTGTGAACAGCGGCTGCTGTTATATGATATAGGGCAGCGCagaggaaaaagaaaagacGAGGCAAGACAATGAAACGACAATTAAGGCTGAAAATATTCTGACACAGTTCCTGTTCCTGATCGAAATTCGAATGCAGAACATCTGATATCTGTTTTCGACGCACATACCATCATCCTTCCTTGTCCGATTGATGACAGGTCAGTCCTAACTCGTCATGTATCAAAACCGACGAATGAAACCTTGTCATATAGTATGCAATTGGGTTTTTGAATCGAAGATATGAGTAATAAGATTAGAAGGACACCCTACTTATGAAGAAAATGGAATGAAAAATTTATATGCTATGGGAAACCAATCGACCCAGCCTTCCTTATACACCTGACCTTAACATGCTGCTACAATAGAAATACAACCAGTTACTGAAGTActcatcatcgtcttcGTGGCAAACCTTTGACCCTCCTTCCACCAGGACTCGCCGGCGCGGCCTCGTTTGTTGCCACACCCAAACTAAATCCCCCTTCTGGTCCTGGCGTGGGACTTTTGAACCTAGAAGCATCACCGGCAGGCGCGCCAAAACTGAAGGAGGCGGCAGGCTGTGGCTGGGCAGTAGTCTGCCCGAAAGAGAACGAAGGGGCAGCAGGAGTTGATGGCTGCTGTTGAGCAGGTTGACCGAAGGAGAACGTGGAAGCGGATGCAGCAGGGTTGGCATTCATAGGTTGTCCAAAGGAAAATGACGAATTAGATGCGGGTGCAGCAGTGGGGTTGTTGGTCGCACCGAAAGCAAAGCTGGCCGGCGCATTCGCTTTCTGGTCTTGTTGCTGACCAAAAGGATTGGACGCTGGGGTGGTAGAAGTGTTGAACGGGTTGGAAGCCGGAGTAGCATTATTACCCGGCCCGAACGCGAAAGAGGGGGTGCTTGGCTTAGGGGCGTTATCGGCTTTGAATGTATTCAAAGGCGCAGGAGTAGAGCCACCATTGCTAGAGCTCCCACCGAATACAAATGGTTGGCCAGCGGTCGATGCATTTGATCCAAATGCGCCTGCATTAGCAGGCTTCATCGACGCGTTACTAGGTGCACCAAAAGTGAAGGCTGGTGTCGTGACAACAGTAGGTCCACTTTTATTATCGAAAGGATCTTTAGAGGCGTCCGCATTCGTAACGGTGGTTGGAGTAGTCCCAAAAGGAGAGCTCGTTCCGTTCACAGTACTGGACTTGTTGGCAGGACCACCAAGCGTAAATGTTGAATTATTATTTGAAGCTCCCCCAAAGCGGTTGGCAGGTGCGTCTTTTTTATCTTCGGCCTTGTTCACGCCTTGGCTACCAAAGGAAAAGCCTCCAAAAGCTGGCGCGGTGTTGGAAGCAGTGACTCCACTTCCAGCTGTATCCTTATTGGCCACAGCTGCGATAGGGGTCGTCACAGGGGTGGTGGAGCCGCTTGCACCAAATGTAAATGCAGGCTTTGAGGTGGGAGTGTTGCTGGAAGGAGCGGGCGCACCGAAGCTGAATGTGGGCTTTGAGGGGGTAACGGACGGGTTAACAGAATCCGAGGCGGTGGAGCTTGAGTTGGACTGTCCAAAAGTGAAAGAAGGTTTGGATGGCTCATCAGACTTGGGCTTATCGGAGACGGGCGCACCGAACGAAAACGGAGACTTGGCAACAGAGTCCACTGCCGCTGGTTTCGACGCAGAAAACTGCAAGACCTTGTTAGCTCGTATAGGTGTTATCATGCAAACTTCACTCACTGAGAAAGAGGGAACAGCAGATGCAGGAGCAGGACTGTCGTCTTTTGATTTCCCAAAGCTAAATCCACCACTAGGTGCTGAATCGCCCTTCGCGCCAAAACTGAATCCGCCACTGGGAGCCGCATTATCCTTCTTTGCAACTTCTGGTCCCTTTCCGCCGAAAGAGAACGATGGAGCAGCCGAGTCAGTAGTTTTcttctcatctccctctTTCTTTCCGTTTACCGAAACTCCAAAGGAGAAGACGGGTGCTGGCGAAGCATTAGCAGACGTGACAGGCGGCGGCAAGGCTGCTGGGGGTGCTCTTTCAACATTGTCCTTCTTTTGAATGCCAAAATCAAGTGCAGGCACTGGAACGGGGGACGACTGTTTAGTTGAAGAAGCGGACGACATAGCGGTGCTCCCAAAGAAGTTGGGGATGCCACCGGCATCAGCTTTCCCGGCACCAGATGCCTTTTCATCAGACGTTTTGCTAGAAGCCTCGGCGAATGAGAAAGATGGCTTGTTAGCAGCTTCAGTGGAAGTAGGAGgtttggagaagaaggaagaaacGGCGGGCGGTTTACCTGCCGGCGTGGTAGAACCAACAGGGTTGAGCGAAGCAGGAGTCTCCGCGGTACCTCcagagaaggaaaaaatACCGTTAGCCTGTGAAGACGAGTCATTTTTCTTGGGCAAAGGCATAGCAGGGGGAGAGTCAGGGGCAGCCACAATAGAACCAGTAGCGAGAGGAGACGAAGCTCTAGGGCGGGTAGATGCAACGCCCAGTCGAGCCAAAGGCCCACCAGCACGAGGCAGACTTAGTGGAGGGAGGGGCGCAGCTGGTGTTGCCACAGACTTCGATTGCACCGTGTTGCTGGAAACATTTTCATCACTGGAAGGTTTCAAGCCCGCAAAAGAGATGCCGGAGAAAGAGGGTAATGCAATCTTCGAAGCTTGTTCTAGTTCTTCCATATCCGGCAGATCTTCGTCCTTGGCAGAATATCGTCCAGAAGTAGGCGTCTGGGATCGGGAGTAAGATGCCGCACTTTGGTGCGTTCGTTTTGACGTATCGGACCTGGCGCGTAGGGAAGAACCTCCGCGGGGCATTTGATTGCCTACTCGTGGCTGATATGTGTCAGAAGTCGAGGGCCCACCCGGAGAAGGCGCTGTAGCAATGATTGAAGGTACTGAAGGCGGAGCCGGAGGGGGAGTAGGTGAGGTTGAGGGTTCAACGGTTGCTTTCCTGGTATGTCGAGTTGACCTAGATGACCTCCCGACTGGTTCTTCTTCATGTACAGGAGCTGGCTGTTTTGAAGGGCCTCTCCTAGTAGATCTTCTGTTGGCTTTGGGTGTAGTCTCTTCGATGGCATTGGTTCGATTAAGTCGCGATGATCGGCGTGGAGTGGgagcaggaggaggggaagaagagggttCCTTGGAGGGCTCCTTAGGAGCCAAGGATCCCATTTGGGCACTGGAAGTCTGGCTAGCTGTCTCACTTCTTGCACCAGACGGAGTTGGGGATGGTCGATACTCTGCAAATAGTCAGCAAAGCTCGGTCGCCGCAGACTGCAAACTAACCTTGACTCTCCAGCCGACTATGCTTCCTGACTTCCCTTGCCTCCCTGTCAGCTACCCTTCTCCGGCCGTACGGGCTGATCATGACCGATACTCCCAAGTCGCCAAATCTTTCTTTATCTTTCCTTTGTCTGGCACTCtcaccagcagcagcagtcGCAAGCGGAACATTAATGCTTCGTCGAAGTGTCCGGGAGGATTGGCCGAGAAGAGGTGGAATGTCGCCTTTTCGAGCATCAGTAAGAGGAGTCTTACGCATGGTTTCTAAAGTGTAAAGAATGCGTTCGGCTTCGTTCTTGTGAACTGGTGCGGGCTTTTGTGCTAGAAGAGAAAGTAAGCTCTGTCGAACGCAAAGAACACCCGTGGACTACGCACAAGCTTTGAGTTCACTTTCCCTCATAAAGACCTTATCATCCTGATTCCAGACCATCTGGCCCCTTCTCATGGGAGCGGGGGTAGTTGCGGACACTGATGAGCCTAATCTGTTGGAGGCAGCCGCAGATGCAGGTGATTTAGGTTTATCCCACTGGTCGTGCATGAACCAATCCTGATGTCCATCAGTTTCATGGATCATAGAACGGGAAGAACGAGCAGGCGGAGTTTAGTTACTTACCAGGACACTTCCCTCTTTTCGCCTAATGCTATCTCCTTCAACACTCATCCTATCATCATCCCTGTCACGGCTCATACTTCCCCCTAGCAACGAAGATATTTCAAGGTCCCGTAGATTTTTTATGCTAGTGCTCCTTACAGTGCCACCTGCAGAAGCCATACTGATATCGGAGGCAGCGCTGGCATGACGCCGCAGATTAGTGGCAGTTGCTGAGCGAGCGAGACCAATGGTGCTAGGCTGACGTGGTCGAGGAGAGGCAGTAGGCAGTCCTCGGAAGGGTGAAGGCGTTGGATGGGCATACTGAAAACTGTCAGCATGAACACTCGTCATCTGAAAGAATAGCTTACATCACCGTCTTCTAATGTCGGCGCGAAAGTTTTCCGGCGAGGAGTGATGTTCCTTTGCGCGGCGGCAGTGGACGAAGCTCCACTTGCACCGGCATATTTAGACTTCCATGGACTCCAAATCTCTTTgtccttttctttctcaTATCTGTCAAGGCCATCTTCCTGGAAACCtgcatcatcatccacgAGCGTAGCCAGGTCAACCCTCTTGGAACGAGTCAATGGGCCGGTCTTCTTTGGTGAAGCAACAGCCTGTCCAGACGCTGAAGATCGAAGCACGTTGGGAGGAGGGTCGAGATACGGCATCGATTGAGAGGAGATGAGAGGTCTAGAAAAATTGGCAGGCTTCTTAGGCGCGGCCTTGTCATTATTGAAAGAGGACTTGGGTTTGAGTGTGACATGGGGAGAGAGTGGAGGGAGCATAAAGCCAGACACGGCGCGTCCTTGAATTTCAAACTGGTGCTCTGGCGTGTAGTCATTCATGAGGTCATTAGACCGGTTCAACCGAGGCTCTGGTGAGTGTCTCCGTATTCTCTTGCCTTCTCGTCTTTCAGACGGAGACGCGGGATCCTCCAGTTCGTGACCAAACGATGACAAGCTGTCGCGTTTGGATCCTCCCGAGGTCTTTCCAGGGGTGGAGAGCCACTGAAGAGGCCTTGTGAACATAGACTTTATTCCAGACAACAGCGATGGCTCGCTACCTGATCTGGTAAGACCACCACCGGAAGCAAGATTCTGGACTCtggaagaagggattgGTTTTTTCGTAGGGGAGGTATCGCTCCCGGCAAGACTGACAAGGTCACCCatggtggaagaagggtgCAGATTGCTTTGGCCTAAAGGTCTCTTGTAGGGACTGCTATGCCTATGTATTCTGGGATTTGAGTTGGGCCGATGCGCGCCGGAGAGGGCGCGGTGGAGCTCGGACATGGTGGCCACTGTCGTTAGGGCTGGGAGCTCGGATGTAGAGAGGAATGGTGGGGACGGCGAGGAAGAGTGAGAATAGTATGAAGTATTAGGAAATGGCAAGAGATGGCCAGAAATTGTTTGACCGCTTCTCCATCCACGCGCAGACAGCCTCCTGCCCACAAAATATACCACCCAATATTTACAAAcatcttttcctccttttctcccGCACGTCATTTCTTGCCTTTCTTCACGCTTCATCTGTCAGCAAAGCTGAGTCGCTGACCGCAAGCAATGCTCTCAGCCACTCCGCCTATGCTTATCATCACCAGTCGTTCCTAGTTCATTACCTTATAGCAGGTGTCATTCATGCAGTAACAAAAAAACACCATGGCATGTCTGGCATATATCTCAACAACCCTTAACTTCCCTCGTCATTCACGAATACATTTTTCCCATCATAGTTATGGCAGCGCCAGCGCATCCCCATTGCCCGTCAGCTCTTGCCCTAGCTTCTGAAGTCCTCTGCCTATCCGTTCCAGAAAAGCTTCGCGCTTTGCTTGCCTTTGTGGGAAATAATGCGCCGCTAACGCCGAGACATTTGCCTGTTCAACGTCAGCTCGCTCTCGGCGACTCACGGTCTTGTAATTAGACTCACTCGCACGTTATGAACGAACCCACTAGCATTGGCTTCCATTTCCTCAGTCAGGCCTGATAGTCCTTGATAATACCCTCTCTCCGTTTCATCCCTCGGCATGGCATCTTTTCCGTTCGTGGCAATTGAAACTACTGGACTGTGTCTTTCACTGAATGGCCGTTCGCGGGACCGAAATGTCCTTGATTCTTCCGCCCTTTTTCGGTAATATTCTTGTATTTCCTCAAATTCAGCTTCGAATGGCCGTGGTGGAGGGAGAGCGGGAGGTACTTTCGCAGTTTGAGATGTTAATGACATCCTCGAATCTAAAGCTGGCCGTCCCTGCCTTCCTTCTGACGAGCCCTCAAAACTATCCCAATTGTCATCGTCTGAATAGTCATGGTTCCTTGTGACACTTTTTCCGTCCCCCATAGACTCCTTGTCATGGGCATGCTCAACATCATCAAGCTTCCCATTTCGcttccctcctcttttGGTCATCCCgcttcttttccctctctcATGACTTATTGCCCGCATTTTTTCAGCCTGATCGATTATGAATAACGCTTCTTTCCTTAGCGCCAATTCTTCCTTCACTGCGCTCTCTTTGTTAAGAGAACTGAAGCCTTGTCCCGTCCCTGTTCGGGTTGGCGGAATGGCTAGAGGGGCATCATCATTAACAATATGCGCGGATCCGGCTCGGCTGGCTGAGTCACGTTGGGCTACAGCCGCACGAGCGCGTGTGGGGGGCGGAGGTTGACGAGACGGCTGCGTCCGACGTGGTTGGACAGTCTTTGATGCGGTAAGTAGTGGAGTAGGCGTAGCAGTTGAGGGGATTGGTATTGTCATGATTACTGGTGTCGCGTTGGAAGAGGCGGGAGCGGCAGCAGGTGCGGATGTGACAGTCATAGTCGGAGGGGATGACTTGCGTCTAATTTTACGACGAGGTTCTTCTCCTGATATTGTTGTAAAAAAGGCCATGGATTTTGGTGAAGAGCTCTCTGATGATGCGGAGAATAATGAATTAGCATCTGTCTCATTAAAGACCTGATCTTGGGGGCGAGAAAAACGTCGAAGAGATGCAAGAGCGGCAGCTTGTTGAGACATAATGTATTCCAATATACAGCATACAATATTCCAACAATAAAGCGATAAGAGAAGATTTCAAGACTGGAATGAGTAGCTGAGGTGTTCGGCATAAAGTGGAAGAAACGCATAGCTGCGGAAAGACCCCTAGTTGGGGCCCTTTTACCCGTTGCTACAACAGTCGCTCTCCTCGAGCAGTCTCTGCAACGAAAGGGCGCAGACAATAATGCAGATATGGATGCAGACTCACCAGTGAGATTTTGTGGTGTACATGTCCCGGTCGGACTAGAGCTCTTATAAGCTCTTTTGCCCAGCAAACCATCTTCTCTTGCAGTCGTTGATGCTAGAATGACGAACACATTCGTCAGCTGTAGAAGAGGCTCAAACTCATTCCCAGCATTTACCTTGACTGCTTGGAGAGTGAATATCGGCCTTGGCATGCTGTCCATCTTCTCCGGTAATCATGCCAATTGTGTCAGGAGCACCGTTTGAGTTCgtctcctcctctcttAAAACCGGCGGCTTTACCGTCTGCTCATTATTGGCAGCATTCTGAGCTATAACCTCCTCATCACTTGGTAAATCAATAACGTTTCCGTTCTCGTCCTCAACAACCCATGCCCAACCCTTCATacccttctttcttttcttcttaTCCTTCTTGTCTTCTTTAGTGGCCGTCGTCGGTGTTCCACCAACGTTCGTATTGCTAGCCGCTGCGGCAGGCCCTACGTTACTAGGTCCGCCTTCACTCATACCGCGTGTGCTTCGTAAGTTTCCGAGGGAAAGAGACATGGGAAGGGGCGGTTTGGTACTCCCAGTCCCGCTATCTCGTAATCGCCCTCCACTTCCCGTCGTGTTTTGCCCTCTGGAAGTCACGGGGGTTAAAATAGTAGATGACAACGGTGGTAAAGAATGTCGACTGGAGCGGGTTGGAAGGCCTGACATGTAGGATGAGAGAAACCCGAAGCGAAAGGACGAAGAGTTTATGGGTATATGGGTCTATCAATAACGAAAATGGGAAGACGAGTGCAATGTTGATATTTCGGGGCGACATTAACCTTCTCCACTTCGTTCTACCTTCTGCCCCACCACATTCTGCAGTGGCGCTGTTCTTCGTCGTCTGACATTGCTACTCCCATTGAGAATGCTTTTTCTATTCAGCATCCCATGAGTCGCATGCAATGCACTCCTTTTAAACGTTCGGGAGGTGCAAGGACCAACCCGCAGCTCACAGCATAAATATACATACAGGGAAACATGAAGCAATTTAGAGGGAAGTTGTCGTTATGGGCACCACTGCTGTGGCGTAACTCTCTTTAGGATTGCGACCACAACCAATGGGGTTATATTAAATTAATGAATACAGTTGCATACCAGAATATCCACAAATGAGTGACTGAAAGTAAGTGAAGCGTATTACCATTTAATTTCGTTCTTATTCTCTTCTACCGATTGATTCATAGCTGATTTGAACAGAAGGTAAGCAGTGTTCCAAAATCGTCTGCTTGAACTCACGTTGGGGGGATTTCATCATTGTTATATgattcttcttcatcctcaatCGCCCCAGCATCTCTGTGCACAGTGATATTGGTCGCATCAGTGCTTGTCGGGCTCATCGGCTGCGCATGTGCACCACTAGAGCCTGCAAGACCCTGATTTTGCACTCGGAATCTCTGCTGTTCTTGGAATGCTTCTCTCTGTTTGGCACCCATGGCACCGAGGTCCGCACCAGCAAAGCCTGCAGCCCCGGCCGCAGTCGCGGCATCAACACCCGTGGGATGAGCAGTAGGCATGGGCATAGGCTCCATGTTCATATCGTACATGCCCTGGCCACCAGCACCACGACCAGCGAAACCAGCAGAAGTGGCGATGGATGGGGCCGGCCCGGCAGACGAGGCCGCACCATAGCCACCGTCAGAAATTGTTGCGGCAGAACGAGGATATTGGCTCATCTCTGGAGAAGCAGTAGTAGATGCAACACCAGGTGCGTAGAAGGGTTCTACTGTAGGGGCACCTCCATCCTGTCCCAAATCGATGGGGGCCTGGTTTTCAGGTCGTCCAGGATCAAACTGAGAAAAGGTCAGCGTGCATAATAAAATGTATACACTACTTACCATCATGTCGTCGAAATCATCCCTATGAGActttctcctcctcaaGAGGAACCACAGCACAATGGCAATAAGGGCAAGACCTGCAACACCACCAACGACACCTCCTACAATGGCGCCAGTATCTTTGAAAGACTATCAGTTAACCCACTTCGACGACTGAAAAAGAACCTACGATTTGAAGAGCCAGAGGATGAGGATCCAGAGGAACCACCAGTCATGGTTGCGGTGGGTGACACAGTGACTACGCCATCAGGGTTGGTAACGGTGACATAGCTGGAAAAACAGGTTAATCATAAAACACGGTGACGCTTGCCTTTCTTAAGAAAAAGAACTTACACGACACTGCTTCCATTAGACACTGATGTAAAGCCAGATACTGTCGAGCTTACTCCAGCACCGCTGGTGACACCACTGCTGCCACTGGGGCTTGCAGTGACACTAGCCGATGCACTCTGGCTCGCACTGGAACTTCCTGCGCTGGAAGTCGGTTGTGCGCTAGAACCTGGGTTTGATGTACTCCCGCCACTGCTTGGTGATGGGGTAGGTGACGCAGAAGGTGAAGCTGAGCCCTGGCTTGATCCACCACTCGAAGATGTCGGTCCGGCACTACTCTGTGGTTCAGATGTGACACCTGGAGAAGAAGTAGCAGCAGCTGAAGATTCGACGGCGGAAGAGGCGACTTCGCTAGGGGTAACGGGGTCAGAGGTTGGCGTTGCCGAACCAGTATCAGGGGCAGATGCTGTaaaggaagaagtgggGTCAGTCGAGATCTCTACAGCAGAGGAGGCGGTGTCTGAAATGTCCGACATGATGCGGTTGAAAATATGTATAATATGTAGAGAGGCAAAAGATGTGGCAGGACCACTTCTGTGTCTGTGACAGGTCTATTAGAGTCTATTGGAAGTTGATATAGATGGGCATCCAGGGGGAGAGGGGGTGGATGATCTGTGCGGCGCAAAAGCACTGCACGAAAGTTCCCTACTATCGTCCACGCTGTGGTCCGCCGGTTCCGATgtctctttttttttcccgAGTTGCAATGAGTCTCGGAATTTAAAAACCCAAACAATTCCCTCAAGCTGTGCGAGGGAGTATATATGCGGGCAGCCTGTGTTTGTGAAAAAATCTACAGACTAGACAGTGGCCGAAAGCATAGACATTACTAGCGACGAACAACGCATGCGACTGGCGAACGAAAACATAATAGAAGGTAAATACGTACACATTTTTCACAGGTTTATCTGGTGGCAAGATAAGGGTTTCACAGGAGTAAAAGGAGTGTGAAAGGGCGCAACTTGTGACTACGCTTGATCTTGTAAAGGTTAAGTGGCTAAGATTGAAGATTGATCTTGTAAAGGTGACGAGATGGAAAATTCTTAATACTCGTTGAGTTTTGAGCTGTTCGCTGTCTCGGTTTGCCTGCGGATAGCGTCGGCCTTGTTTTTGCTGTGTATGCTTGGACGTGGTTGATGGCAGTGATGATGGATTCGTGGTCACCCAGGCACGACACGCGGGGGTGGTCCTTTGAAATCCGCTGAAAATCTGCCACAAAAGGGACAGACGCAAAGTCGGGAGTCTGGAATTGACGCTCCTCGCAAGCGTGGAGTGTCGGATAAATTGGCCAAATAATGGGGTGTACGCTAACAGGCGCTATAGGGACTTGATATCATCCAAGACTACATACAAGAGGCAAGAGTGGGGGGCGGGAGTTCATGAAGTACAGTTTATATATGACAACCGCGGGCTGATGCAGCATCGTGGTGTGTGCTTCGTTTGTCCATCACACTGGCCAACCGGGAGTTTTTATATCTCGCAAAAAATATAAGTTAGTATAAAGTATTATGATGACAGTAGATAGCAAGTCCTCTCTGCCTTGGAGCGGTTCGGAAAACGAGCACAACGGAAGATCTTCATATTCTTGCGCAAGATTTTACTTCGTTATTCAGTAGGTAGGTtcaataataataatgataCTGTACCGCTGTACAACAATTGCAAGGCGCAAAGATGATCTCATCATCAGTATACTTCTCATCTGCTGGCCCCACAATTATATAACAATCGCCTTCATACTCTTAGGTCGCGCCGAATAGCGGAATTACTAGTCATTCATGATTGAGAAGACTAGACGAACAACTAATACGCTGCACATAGGATCAGATTTTTGTACAGTGGCACCACCTAAACTGGATGCACTATACATAGACAGACTTCCCACTCGTCTACTACCTAATACCATCGAGCTGCGAAATCCTTCATAGAACCAGCTCATGGCCCTTTGCCGATCAACAACGTAACTTCGTCTATATCGTCATCTTTCTTTGTTGGCTTAGGATGGGTATACAGGTCGATGCCTATAGACGATACATGAGCAACATGCGTGTCTAGCTTAGGGCATGGGCATCGTACCTGATGCCAAAGAGTCGATCAGCAGTTGTAATCTTTTAGGACCCAATGTGGGATCTGACTGTTCAACTGAATCAGTATTATTGCACAAAACAGTACTCGATTTGACCAACCTCTCGCATTTTCTCCAACTCTCCTCCAAAACCTTCTACAATTTTGTTCATATACACTGTCCTGAACTTGTCCCTGTTTTCACTTGAGCTGTCTAAAGCCGCTCCTTCGTCCGAGGGGcggaagaaagaaggaagtgTAGAGTCAGGAGGTGGTGAAGGTGAGTTTGTAGGATACCGTGTGCGTTGTTTTGCTTGGCTTGCTAACGCTGGGGCAGTGACTGGTTTGGTGATTTCAGCCGATTCAGAATCTGAATCTGCGTCTGAGTCAGAGTCCGATTCCGAGGCTGAAGACTccgacgaagaagaggaagaagactCTGATGAAGATGCTGATGAGGAATTGCCATCCACCTCCATTGCCTCCTGCGAAGCTAATTGAACGATGGAAGTGGCAACTTCATCGTCCGAGCTAGAGCCGTCATCCGAAGAACTTGAAATGGATAGTTGACGTCTTCTACGCTTTCGTCGATTGGATTTTTGAgattgaagaggaggaggagacATGTAGATTTGTATCTAAAATCGCGTTATTCTGAGCGTTTCTATTAACCTAAATGCGTTGAGATCAGTAGAGTACCGATGTAAATATCCAAATCTTCGAAGGCGAAACGAACCAAGCCTCCACCAGAAGACGGGATCAAATTGAGATTTTAGCGACTGACTTCTCAATTCATGATTAGTAGTTTAACAGGATGGTTGTGAGCAAACCGATATGAAAGCGGTATGCAGGTAATAATAGCTATTGTATTATCCTTGCTTGTTACTACTACAGTATGATCCATCTAAGACCCATTTATGTCCTTTTTTGGCCTTGCAAATAGGAGACAAAAAGAATTATACAAATATATAGCAAAAGAGGCGTCTTCCGAATTTGGTAAAAAAGTGCGTTGTACAAAACTAGCCGAAAAGCCAAATCTATAATACCCAAAAGACAACAACAGAAAGCCAGCAAATCGTCGTCAACCAACGCCTAATAACTAATCCATTGCGTTATCATTCTTCTGTGCTTCGTAGTCCTTGTGCCATCCTCCAAGAAAATACCCTCTGGTTTATATCAGCAACAACATATACCCTATCAAAAAGGCGAAGTTGAGTTTCGTTCGCACCACTAGCAAGTGGCCGGCCTTCCCCTTCGCTTGAGCTTTCCAGCCATACCTAGCCATCTTTTTCGCTATTCTTATCTGCAAGCACCACCGAACCATTAATCCTTTTGAAAGCTTCATCAAGAACCCCTCCATTACTTAGTAAGCACACCAAAAGAGATGATTCTGTTATTTGCAGCCGAAAAAGGGCTTATTCTCCAACCCAGTTACCATTACCCTTCCGAGATGGAAGAAAAACCCTTGTCCCCACGCATTCACCATCTTTTGATCCGCGAGCAGAGATCCAATGAGTTAACAGGAATCGGTCTTCGCCCTATCCTGCCTGACGGATCTGGCTCACGAGCCCCTTTGAGCCATGGTGCTCCGAGTCCTAACACACCGATGTCCCCTCTGGGTGCCAACGCGGATATTACAACCTCCCCTCATTCGCAATCTCAACGTAAATCGGTGCGACGTTCTGTCTCCCCTTCCCCAAAATCCTTTCAGCCCTCATCCGAAGAGATCCCCACGCCGAACAGACGCACTAACAGTATACTATCGCTTTTGAATGGGCCGATCTCCTCTTCGACTCCATCTTGTCCTGGTCCCTCTGGCAGCTTTGCTTCCAAGATAGAGCAAGACAAacatcatcgtcatcgaCCGAGCTCTTCACATCCTTCTCGTCCTCCGCCTGCAACATTTCCTATCATCGAACATAATCAATCGACATACTTTGAGGAATGGCCACGTCTACCCCCCACGCCGGGGCCCATGGAGACATGCAATCCAGCGCCTCCTTCGTTTTCGGAATTCCATCCTTACCATGGCCCAACAGCCCCTTACATGCCTCATGTTATAAAAAGACCCGGGATATACAGAAGGC is drawn from Cryptococcus gattii WM276 chromosome A, complete sequence and contains these coding sequences:
- a CDS encoding Hypothetical protein (Similar to TIGR gene model, INSD accession AAW41169.1; CNA06460), whose product is MSDISDTASSAVEISTDPTSSFTASAPDTGSATPTSDPVTPSEVASSAVESSAAATSSPGVTSEPQSSAGPTSSSGGSSQGSASPSASPTPSPSSGGSTSNPGSSAQPTSSAGSSSASQSASASVTASPSGSSGVTSGAGVSSTVSGFTSVSNGSSVVYVTVTNPDGVVTVSPTATMTGGSSGSSSSGSSNHTGAIVGGVVGGVAGLALIAIVLWFLLRRRKSHRDDFDDMMFDPGRPENQAPIDLGQDGGAPTVEPFYAPGVASTTASPEMSQYPRSAATISDGGYGAASSAGPAPSIATSAGFAGRGAGGQGMYDMNMEPMPMPTAHPTGVDAATAAGAAGFAGADLGAMGAKQREAFQEQQRFRVQNQGLAGSSGAHAQPMSPTSTDATNITVHRDAGAIEDEEESYNNDEIPPTYESIGRRE